GAAAACTGGCCCATCCAGCAGGGACGCAAGGGTCAATGAGCAGACCCTGATACGTGGGCCGCACGCCGAGGATATAGTCGAGCACGTCGCGAAGCATCCAGGCCGAGGACCCCGTAAGCCAGGAATGACTTGCCTGACCATAGGTGGGATGATCGGGGCTGGTCACATACTCCGCGTAGACATACGGCTCTATCTCGTAGCGATCGATATCCACCACCGGGTTCATGGGCAAAGCGCGTTTGTAGAGGTCAAAGGCACGCTCTGCCCTGCCGAGAATGCATTCGGCCAGTATCGCCCAGCTCACCGTGTGATTGAAAACGCTACCGTTTTCCTTTTTTCCCGCCACGCAGCGCGTGGCAAGCCCTATGTGCGGGTCAATCGTTCGATAGGGGGGGTGCAAAATCTTCGGCCCCTTTGGGGTGTCCAAATGCACGCGTACGGCCTCCATGCACTGCAGGGCGCGCTCCCTCGGCGCAACGCCGCTAATCACTGCCCAAGACTGGGTGTTCAGGAAGATGCGGCCTTCTCGGTTTCGTGCTGAGCCTATCACCTCGCCCCAGTCGTTCGTGCCCCGAATATACCACTCCCCGTCCCAGCAGTGTTGGTTGATAGCTTCACAAAGTCGTTCGTAAGCCTGCTCGTAGCCCAAAGCATCTTCTCTCCTGCCAACAAATCGCAGCAGTTCCACAATCTCTTTGAGGACGTAAGCCAAGAACATACTCACCCACACACTCTCCCCTTTCCCCGCGCGGCCCAAATAGTCGAGAGTGTCGTTCCAGTCACCGGGGCCGAATTTGGCCAAGCCCCGAGGCGAAAGGTTGGACAGCACATAGTCCACTGCCAGGAGCGCGTGTCGCAGAACCGAGGCAGAGCTTTGGTCGGCAAAAGGCACGGCCACATCCAGCAGGGTAAAGTCAGCAGTCTCCTTGAGGTACTGCGCCACGGCGAAGGGCAGCCACAGGGGTGTATCCGCATGGCCGGTCCGCTCGCCCGTGCCTGTGCCGGGGAAGATCAAGTGAAAGGCACTCCCATCGGCGAACTGAGCGCGACACATCTCCAGGAGCCGCTCGCGCACCCACGCCGGTCGGGCAATGACCGGACCCAGCGTGTCCTGGCACGAATCCCTGAACCCCCTCCCAAACAGCAACCCGCCGTGATAGTAAGAGGCATCCCGCGAGAAACGGAAAGTCACGGAAGTTTGGTACTGGTTCCAAACGTTCACCATAGTGTTGAGGTCATCATCCGGGGTAAAGACTTGGACAGCGCTCAGATAGTCCTGCCACTCCTCAATCACCCGCTGAAACTCGGCCTTTACCACTTTCACGTCACGGTATTTGTGCACCAGGGCGGCACCTGCGCGCAAGTAATCCTGCTTGGGGACCACACCCAACAGTACCACGAACTCCCGTTCCTCGTCGCCTTCAAGCATCAACTGGGTGTGCAGTGCGGCCACTGCATCGCCGGAGGTGATCTCCGAATTGTTGCATAGACCGCGTTCCACGGCCTCAGGATCGGCCTCTGAGCGCCAACGACCGATGAACAGGTCCTTGCTCCCGTCCCAGCCAATGACGGGTAAGGAAGAGGCAAAAAAAACAACCTTATCCCACTCCGCGTTGGTCTGCTTCACGGTGGGGCCGCCGTAGCGCACCCAATACCGCTTGGTTGCGTAAAGAATCTGTGCTTGCCTGTCGAAATGCACCTCGTTGAAATGTTGGTCGTTGGGCTGGTTAATCAAATCAACCAAAGCGTGGCCAAGGCAAAGCTCGACATACGCGAAGAGGTCCAATTCTCTTGCCGTCTTCTGACTGTTGCGGAGCACTACGTGCCATACTT
The candidate division KSB1 bacterium DNA segment above includes these coding regions:
- a CDS encoding glycosyl transferase family 36, with protein sequence MRAIEVSEGKGGMQKYGAFSEDRKEFVITRPDTPRPWVNYISNGRYTGLVSHTGGGFSFCPSPRDDRITRWRYNSLPIDRPGRYLYVRDRKTGKYWSPTWQPTMSNLESFRCHHGVYYTRIVSACQGIESQLLYFVPPDDDLEVWHVVLRNSQKTARELDLFAYVELCLGHALVDLINQPNDQHFNEVHFDRQAQILYATKRYWVRYGGPTVKQTNAEWDKVVFFASSLPVIGWDGSKDLFIGRWRSEADPEAVERGLCNNSEITSGDAVAALHTQLMLEGDEEREFVVLLGVVPKQDYLRAGAALVHKYRDVKVVKAEFQRVIEEWQDYLSAVQVFTPDDDLNTMVNVWNQYQTSVTFRFSRDASYYHGGLLFGRGFRDSCQDTLGPVIARPAWVRERLLEMCRAQFADGSAFHLIFPGTGTGERTGHADTPLWLPFAVAQYLKETADFTLLDVAVPFADQSSASVLRHALLAVDYVLSNLSPRGLAKFGPGDWNDTLDYLGRAGKGESVWVSMFLAYVLKEIVELLRFVGRREDALGYEQAYERLCEAINQHCWDGEWYIRGTNDWGEVIGSARNREGRIFLNTQSWAVISGVAPRERALQCMEAVRVHLDTPKGPKILHPPYRTIDPHIGLATRCVAGKKENGSVFNHTVSWAILAECILGRAERAFDLYKRALPMNPVVDIDRYEIEPYVYAEYVTSPDHPTYGQASHSWLTGSSAWMLRDVLDYILGVRPTYQGLLIDPCVPAGWASFRVQRRFRGYLLDVEVLNPDHVNSGVLEVEVAGKPLSGNLIDFGHEQVVEMLCQKERVPVRVRLGHLPAGDRRRQ